One segment of Stenotrophomonas sp. SAU14A_NAIMI4_8 DNA contains the following:
- a CDS encoding peptide chain release factor 3, translating into MSEVATEASRRRTFAIISHPDAGKTTLTEKLLLFGGAIQMAGSVKGRKAARHATSDWMALEKERGISVTSSVMQFPYEGKIVNLLDTPGHADFGEDTYRVLTAVDSALMVIDVAKGVEERTIKLMEVCRLRDTPIMTFINKLDREGKDPIELLDEVETVLGIQCAPVTWPIGMGQRLKGVVHLLTGEVHLYEPGRNFTRQDSTIFPSIDAPGLAEKIGAQMLAELRDELELVQGASHPFDLDAYRAGKQTPVFFGSGVNNFGVQPLLDFFVEHAPAPQARATTGREIAPQENKLTGFVFKIQANMDPQHRDRVAFMRICSGRFNAGMKTFHVRTGKEMKLANALTFMASDREIAAEAWPGDVIGIHNHGTISIGDTFTEGEAVTFTGIPNFAPELFRRARLRDPLKLKQLQKGLAQLSEEGATQFFRPLTSNDLILGAVGVLQFDVAAYRLKDEYGVEATFEPVSVTTARWVTCSNEKKLEEFREKNALNLALDAAGQLVYLAPTRVNLQLAQERAPDVRFSATREAAHTVSVA; encoded by the coding sequence ATGTCCGAAGTCGCCACCGAAGCGTCGCGCCGCCGCACCTTCGCCATCATTTCCCACCCTGACGCCGGCAAGACCACGCTGACCGAAAAGCTGCTGCTGTTCGGGGGCGCGATCCAGATGGCCGGCTCGGTGAAGGGCCGCAAGGCCGCCCGCCATGCCACCTCCGACTGGATGGCACTGGAAAAGGAACGCGGCATCTCCGTTACGTCGTCGGTGATGCAGTTCCCCTACGAGGGCAAGATCGTCAACCTGCTCGACACCCCCGGCCACGCCGACTTCGGCGAGGACACCTACCGCGTGCTGACCGCGGTGGACTCGGCGCTGATGGTGATCGACGTGGCCAAGGGCGTGGAAGAGCGCACCATCAAGCTGATGGAAGTGTGCCGCCTGCGCGACACCCCCATCATGACCTTCATCAACAAGCTCGACCGCGAGGGCAAGGACCCGATCGAGCTGCTGGATGAAGTGGAAACCGTGCTGGGCATCCAGTGCGCCCCGGTCACCTGGCCGATCGGCATGGGCCAGCGCCTGAAGGGCGTGGTGCACCTGCTGACCGGCGAAGTGCATCTGTACGAACCGGGCCGCAACTTCACCCGCCAGGATTCGACCATCTTCCCGTCCATCGATGCGCCGGGCCTGGCCGAGAAGATCGGCGCGCAGATGCTGGCCGAGCTGCGCGACGAACTGGAACTGGTGCAGGGCGCCAGCCACCCGTTCGACCTGGACGCCTACCGCGCCGGCAAGCAGACCCCGGTGTTCTTCGGTTCGGGCGTGAACAACTTCGGCGTGCAGCCGCTGCTGGACTTCTTCGTCGAACACGCCCCTGCCCCGCAGGCGCGCGCCACCACCGGCCGCGAGATCGCCCCGCAGGAAAACAAGCTGACCGGCTTCGTGTTCAAGATCCAGGCCAACATGGACCCGCAGCACCGCGACCGCGTGGCCTTCATGCGCATCTGCTCGGGCCGTTTCAACGCCGGCATGAAGACCTTCCACGTGCGCACCGGCAAGGAGATGAAGCTGGCCAACGCGCTGACCTTCATGGCCAGTGACCGTGAAATCGCCGCCGAAGCCTGGCCGGGCGATGTGATCGGCATCCACAACCACGGCACCATTTCCATCGGCGATACCTTCACCGAAGGCGAAGCGGTCACCTTCACCGGTATTCCGAACTTCGCCCCGGAACTGTTCCGCCGCGCGCGCCTGCGCGATCCGCTCAAGCTGAAGCAGCTGCAGAAGGGCCTGGCCCAGCTGTCCGAAGAAGGCGCGACCCAGTTCTTCCGCCCGCTGACCAGCAACGACCTGATCCTGGGCGCGGTGGGTGTGCTGCAGTTCGACGTGGCCGCCTACCGCCTGAAGGATGAGTACGGCGTGGAAGCGACCTTCGAGCCGGTCAGCGTGACCACCGCACGCTGGGTCACCTGCAGCAACGAAAAGAAGCTGGAGGAGTTCCGCGAGAAGAACGCGCTGAACCTGGCCCTGGATGCGGCCGGCCAGCTGGTCTATCTGGCCCCGACCCGGGTGAACCTGCAGCTGGCGCAGGAACGCGCGCCGGACGTGCGCTTCTCGGCCACCCGCGAAGCCGCCCACACCGTCTCGGTGGCCTGA
- a CDS encoding glycosyltransferase family 2 protein: protein MNRERLTFVIAAHNEALALPQLHPRLCAVLDGLADIDGHVLYVDDGSSDETWAVISSLAAVDPRISALRLSRNFGKEAALTAGLDQVREGAAMILDADGQDPPELVPQFVARWREGFDNVYGTRLVRDGESWSKRTTAALFYRVIGRLSPTPIPADTGDFRLLSPRALQALRELRERHRFMKGLFSWVGFRRVAVPYHRHARMAGTSKFGLWRLWNFALEGITSFSTVPLRAATYLGLATAAVAFVFGLWVIVKAAMYGDRVAGWPTMMAVILFLGGVQLIALGLIGEYLGRLYEESKQRPLYLVDAWLAPGVAELALQPTLGGQADDVGTATVGRQVP from the coding sequence ATGAATCGTGAACGCCTGACATTCGTCATCGCCGCCCACAACGAAGCGCTGGCGCTGCCGCAGCTGCATCCGCGCCTGTGCGCGGTGCTGGATGGCCTGGCCGACATCGACGGTCACGTGCTGTACGTGGACGACGGAAGCAGCGATGAGACCTGGGCGGTGATCAGTAGCCTGGCCGCCGTGGACCCCCGGATTTCGGCACTGCGCCTGTCGCGCAACTTCGGCAAGGAAGCTGCCCTGACCGCCGGCCTGGATCAGGTGCGCGAAGGCGCGGCGATGATCCTGGACGCCGACGGGCAGGACCCGCCGGAACTGGTGCCGCAGTTCGTCGCGCGCTGGCGCGAAGGCTTCGACAACGTCTATGGCACCCGCCTGGTGCGCGATGGCGAAAGCTGGAGCAAGCGCACCACCGCCGCATTGTTCTATCGGGTGATCGGCCGCCTGTCGCCCACGCCGATTCCGGCCGATACCGGGGATTTCCGCCTGCTGTCGCCACGCGCGCTGCAGGCGCTGCGCGAGCTGCGCGAACGCCATCGGTTCATGAAGGGGCTTTTCAGCTGGGTTGGGTTCCGCCGGGTGGCGGTGCCCTACCACCGCCACGCGCGGATGGCCGGTACCAGCAAGTTCGGCCTCTGGCGTCTGTGGAACTTCGCGCTGGAAGGCATCACCAGTTTCTCCACGGTGCCGCTGCGCGCGGCCACCTATCTGGGGCTGGCGACGGCGGCAGTGGCCTTCGTGTTCGGCCTGTGGGTGATCGTGAAGGCGGCGATGTACGGCGACCGTGTGGCTGGCTGGCCGACGATGATGGCGGTGATCCTGTTCCTGGGCGGGGTGCAGTTGATCGCCCTGGGGCTGATCGGCGAGTACCTGGGCCGGCTGTATGAAGAGTCCAAGCAGCGGCCGCTGTACCTGGTTGACGCGTGGTTGGCACCGGGCGTGGCAGAATTGGCCCTGCAACCCACCCTGGGAGGGCAGGCAGATGACGTCGGTACGGCAACTGTTGGACGGCAAGTCCCCTGA
- a CDS encoding AsmA family protein, whose amino-acid sequence MNAAPSPATPRASRWRLRRPGRRGQRWLAALVFVLAAILVLIALWDWNWFKGPVERAVQARTGRALHIGNLDVDLGRVTTVRADTISFANATWAKQPNMASADRVEIDVRVWPLLRGSVQLPEVRLTRPDVLLQTAPREGEAGNWDFLGDSSGGTTPQLKRLFIDDGRLQFSDARGRTDIRLNVRSGQPRQGDAAPPLRVAGKGRWQGNAFTLSGGTESPLQLTDSAHPFRIHLDGRAGGTHAVASGTLTNPFALQLFDLHFALSGQDLADLYPLLGIAIPPSPPYALNGRLKRDHNVWRYERFTGKVGDSDLGGNLQFEVGRDRPRLTATLESRRLDFDDLAGFVGAPPRTGSGETANAEQKAEAAQVAASSRVLPDTPYNLGKLRAMDADVRWKAHRINAPSLPLDDMDAHLLLDDGVLRLDPLNFGVAGGDIRSTIRMDARQPQIATSLKASVRGVQLGQLFPDAKLAEQAKGGISGQIDLSGRGNSIAAMLGGSSGDVGVAMGRGHVGNLVMELAGLDITESVKFLFTGDRQIPLRCAFADFGVRDGVMTSRALAVDTTDTIVIGEGTVNLRDESLDLLLRPRPKDKSILVLRSPLRIGGTFKDPSFRPDFKALGLRGAVALALGSIAPPAALLATIETGPGKDANCGGQYAK is encoded by the coding sequence GTGAATGCTGCCCCTTCCCCTGCGACGCCGCGCGCTTCGCGCTGGCGCCTCCGCCGCCCCGGCCGCCGGGGCCAGCGTTGGCTGGCCGCCCTGGTCTTCGTGCTGGCCGCGATCCTGGTCCTCATCGCCCTGTGGGACTGGAACTGGTTCAAGGGCCCGGTGGAGCGTGCCGTGCAGGCCCGTACCGGGCGCGCCCTGCATATCGGCAACCTGGACGTGGACCTGGGGCGCGTCACCACCGTGCGCGCGGACACGATCTCGTTCGCCAATGCGACCTGGGCCAAACAGCCGAACATGGCCAGCGCCGACCGGGTGGAGATCGACGTGCGGGTCTGGCCGCTGCTGCGCGGCAGCGTGCAGCTGCCCGAGGTACGCCTGACCCGCCCCGACGTGCTGCTGCAGACCGCGCCGCGTGAAGGCGAGGCCGGCAACTGGGATTTCCTCGGCGACAGCAGCGGTGGCACCACGCCGCAACTGAAACGCCTGTTCATCGACGACGGACGCCTGCAGTTTTCCGATGCGCGCGGCCGCACCGATATCCGCCTGAACGTGCGCAGTGGCCAGCCGCGCCAGGGCGACGCCGCGCCGCCCCTGCGGGTGGCCGGCAAGGGCCGCTGGCAGGGCAATGCATTCACCCTCAGCGGCGGCACCGAATCGCCCCTGCAACTGACCGACAGCGCCCATCCGTTCCGCATCCACCTGGACGGCCGTGCCGGCGGCACCCATGCCGTGGCCAGCGGCACGCTGACCAATCCCTTCGCACTGCAGCTGTTCGACCTGCATTTCGCCCTCAGTGGCCAGGACCTGGCCGACCTCTACCCGCTGCTGGGCATCGCCATTCCCCCATCGCCGCCGTATGCCCTGAACGGCCGCCTTAAGCGCGACCACAACGTGTGGCGCTACGAGCGCTTCACCGGCAAGGTCGGCGACAGCGACCTGGGCGGCAACCTGCAGTTCGAAGTGGGCCGTGACCGGCCACGCCTGACCGCCACGCTGGAATCGCGCCGACTGGATTTCGATGATCTGGCCGGCTTCGTCGGCGCTCCGCCCAGGACCGGCAGCGGCGAGACCGCCAATGCCGAGCAGAAAGCCGAAGCAGCGCAGGTGGCGGCCAGCAGCCGTGTGCTGCCGGACACGCCGTACAACCTGGGCAAGCTGCGCGCGATGGACGCCGACGTGCGCTGGAAAGCGCACCGCATCAATGCGCCCTCGCTGCCGCTGGACGACATGGACGCGCACCTGCTGCTGGACGACGGCGTGCTGCGCCTGGATCCCCTGAATTTCGGTGTGGCCGGTGGTGATATCCGCAGCACGATCCGCATGGATGCGCGGCAGCCGCAGATTGCCACCTCGCTGAAGGCCAGCGTTCGCGGCGTGCAGCTGGGGCAGCTGTTCCCCGATGCGAAGCTGGCCGAGCAGGCCAAGGGCGGCATCAGCGGACAGATCGACCTGAGCGGTCGCGGCAATTCGATCGCCGCGATGCTGGGTGGCAGCAGCGGCGACGTGGGCGTGGCGATGGGCCGCGGCCACGTGGGCAACCTGGTGATGGAGCTGGCCGGGCTGGACATCACCGAATCGGTGAAGTTCCTGTTCACCGGTGACCGGCAGATTCCCCTGCGCTGCGCCTTCGCCGATTTCGGCGTGCGCGATGGCGTGATGACCAGCCGCGCACTGGCGGTGGACACCACCGACACCATCGTCATTGGCGAGGGAACGGTGAACCTGCGCGACGAATCGCTGGACCTGCTGCTGCGGCCACGGCCGAAGGACAAGAGCATCCTGGTACTGCGCTCGCCACTGCGCATCGGCGGCACCTTCAAGGACCCCTCGTTCCGCCCGGACTTCAAGGCGCTGGGCCTGCGCGGCGCAGTTGCCCTGGCGCTGGGCAGCATCGCCCCGCCGGCCGCGCTGCTGGCAACGATCGAGACCGGCCCGGGCAAGGACGCCAACTGCGGTGGGCAGTATGCGAAGTAA
- a CDS encoding CBS domain-containing protein — protein MTSVRQLLDGKSPEVHAVAPGAAVIDAIRLMAEKGIGAVLVMDGPRLVGILSERDYARKIVLRDRSSRDTAVAEIMTAQVVTVAPGEQVEHCLQLVTDYRIRHLPVVEGGQVLGVISIGDLVKSVIDAQRRELDHLQQYIVAG, from the coding sequence ATGACGTCGGTACGGCAACTGTTGGACGGCAAGTCCCCTGAAGTGCACGCGGTGGCCCCTGGCGCCGCGGTGATCGATGCGATCCGGCTGATGGCCGAAAAGGGCATCGGTGCGGTGCTGGTGATGGACGGCCCGCGCCTGGTCGGCATCCTTTCCGAGCGCGACTACGCACGCAAGATCGTGCTGCGCGACCGCTCCTCGCGCGATACCGCGGTGGCGGAAATCATGACCGCGCAGGTGGTGACCGTGGCGCCGGGTGAGCAGGTGGAGCATTGCCTGCAGCTGGTGACCGATTACCGCATCCGCCATCTGCCGGTGGTGGAAGGCGGGCAGGTGCTGGGGGTGATTTCCATCGGCGATCTGGTGAAGTCGGTGATCGATGCGCAGCGGCGCGAGCTGGATCATCTGCAGCAGTACATCGTGGCGGGGTGA
- the mtgA gene encoding monofunctional biosynthetic peptidoglycan transglycosylase encodes MGAGGEQDKVAAAPVAQRRRWRWRQLLWLPVLFVAFSCLQVLVLRFIDPPLSTVMLWRYGEALGQADWSYRLHYQWRDLDEMAPSLPISLVAAEDQRFSDHNGFDLQAIEKARDHNARGGRLRGASTISQQVAKNLFLWQGRSWVRKGLEVWYTVLIEAFWPKQRILEMYANIAEFGDGVYGAQAAAQTFWRKDAARLRPAESARLAAVLPAPRRYNAAKPGPYVQRRAAWIQRQARQLGGSGYLQE; translated from the coding sequence ATGGGGGCAGGGGGAGAGCAGGACAAGGTGGCGGCCGCCCCGGTCGCGCAGCGTCGGCGCTGGCGCTGGCGGCAGCTGCTGTGGCTGCCGGTGCTGTTCGTGGCGTTCAGCTGCCTGCAGGTGCTGGTGCTGCGGTTCATCGATCCGCCGCTGTCCACGGTGATGCTGTGGCGCTATGGCGAAGCCCTGGGCCAGGCTGACTGGTCCTACCGGTTGCATTACCAGTGGCGTGACCTGGACGAGATGGCCCCCAGCCTGCCCATTTCGCTGGTGGCCGCCGAAGACCAGCGCTTCTCCGACCACAATGGCTTCGACCTGCAGGCCATCGAGAAGGCGCGTGACCACAACGCGCGTGGTGGGCGCCTGCGTGGCGCCAGCACGATCAGCCAGCAGGTGGCCAAGAACCTGTTCCTGTGGCAGGGCCGCAGCTGGGTGCGCAAGGGCCTGGAGGTCTGGTACACGGTGCTGATCGAAGCGTTCTGGCCCAAGCAGCGCATTCTGGAGATGTACGCCAACATTGCCGAGTTCGGCGACGGCGTCTACGGCGCGCAGGCGGCGGCGCAGACCTTCTGGCGCAAGGATGCCGCGCGCCTCAGACCGGCCGAGAGTGCGCGCCTGGCGGCAGTGCTGCCGGCGCCGCGCCGTTACAACGCGGCCAAGCCGGGCCCGTACGTGCAGCGGCGTGCCGCATGGATCCAGCGCCAGGCCCGGCAGCTGGGCGGGTCGGGGTACCTACAGGAATAG
- a CDS encoding hemolysin III family protein: MSTTTVASIREEIASALTHGLGAVFALAAGAVLITLAAIYGDGWQLASAIVFGIALLLLYTASTLYHAIQHPTAKGRLKVFDHCAIYVLIAGTYTPFTLIGLRGPWGWGLFTAIWALALGGVVFKLFYTGRFKALSTAIYIAMGWLVIVAIKPMWASIDGSTLAWLFGGGLSYTLGTYFYHRESIPYSHAIWHLFVIGGSVCHFVAVTRQVL; this comes from the coding sequence ATGTCCACCACGACTGTTGCTTCCATCCGCGAAGAAATCGCCAGCGCCCTGACCCACGGGCTCGGCGCCGTATTCGCGTTGGCCGCCGGCGCCGTACTGATCACCCTGGCCGCCATCTACGGCGACGGCTGGCAGCTGGCCAGCGCCATCGTGTTCGGTATCGCCCTGCTGCTGCTGTACACCGCCTCCACGCTGTACCACGCCATCCAGCACCCCACGGCCAAGGGCCGCCTGAAGGTGTTCGACCACTGCGCGATCTACGTGCTGATCGCCGGCACGTATACCCCGTTCACCCTGATCGGCCTGCGCGGTCCCTGGGGCTGGGGGTTGTTCACGGCCATCTGGGCGCTGGCGCTGGGCGGGGTGGTGTTCAAGCTGTTCTACACCGGCCGCTTCAAGGCGCTGTCCACCGCCATCTACATCGCCATGGGCTGGCTGGTGATCGTGGCGATCAAGCCGATGTGGGCCTCCATCGACGGCAGCACCCTGGCCTGGCTGTTCGGTGGCGGCCTGTCGTACACCCTGGGCACCTACTTCTACCACCGCGAATCGATTCCCTATTCGCATGCGATCTGGCACCTGTTCGTGATCGGCGGCAGTGTCTGCCACTTCGTGGCCGTCACCAGGCAGGTGCTGTAG
- a CDS encoding Hsp33 family molecular chaperone HslO gives MTAQSDSLIRFLLPDAGVRGVHVHLHATWQKILSHAVYPDNAAELLGQASVASALFTGHTKVDGRLSIQLRSNTALRALFAECTAAGTLRGIAQLADGGDAPRDLSTLGEGALLAITIENPGLDPREPQRYQSLVGLSAAELDEAFEDYFQQSEQLPTRLLLAADRNGASGLLLQKLPGDEGDDDGWVRTSALFETLGKAELLATPADDLLHRLFHEEKPVLVGDKPLSFACSCSRERVAAMLESLGEEEARAAAEDTGAVEVRCEFCGQEYHFPLTEFGILFHGAEGNAPAPERLQ, from the coding sequence ATGACCGCCCAATCCGATTCCCTGATCCGTTTCCTGCTGCCCGACGCCGGCGTCCGCGGTGTCCACGTGCACCTGCACGCCACCTGGCAGAAGATCCTGTCCCACGCGGTCTACCCGGACAACGCCGCCGAACTGCTGGGCCAGGCCAGCGTCGCCTCGGCCTTGTTTACCGGCCACACCAAGGTCGATGGGCGTCTGTCGATCCAGCTGCGCAGCAATACCGCCCTGCGCGCCCTGTTCGCCGAATGCACCGCCGCCGGCACCCTGCGCGGCATCGCCCAGCTGGCCGACGGCGGCGACGCGCCGCGTGACCTGTCCACCCTGGGCGAGGGCGCGCTGCTGGCCATCACCATCGAGAACCCGGGCCTGGACCCGCGCGAACCGCAGCGTTACCAGAGCCTGGTTGGCCTGAGCGCGGCCGAGCTGGACGAAGCCTTCGAGGACTACTTCCAGCAGTCCGAACAGCTGCCGACCCGCCTGCTGCTGGCCGCCGACCGCAATGGCGCCAGCGGCCTGCTGCTGCAGAAGCTGCCCGGCGACGAGGGCGACGATGATGGCTGGGTGCGCACCAGTGCGCTGTTCGAGACCCTGGGCAAGGCCGAGCTGCTGGCGACCCCGGCCGACGACCTGCTGCACCGCCTGTTCCACGAGGAAAAACCGGTGCTGGTGGGCGACAAGCCGCTGTCCTTCGCCTGCTCCTGCTCGCGCGAGCGGGTCGCGGCCATGCTCGAATCGCTGGGTGAAGAAGAAGCCCGCGCGGCCGCCGAGGACACCGGCGCGGTGGAAGTGCGATGCGAATTCTGCGGACAGGAGTATCACTTTCCGTTGACGGAGTTCGGCATACTGTTCCACGGTGCCGAGGGGAATGCACCGGCACCTGAACGGCTTCAGTAA